In the Nitrospirota bacterium genome, one interval contains:
- a CDS encoding NGG1p interacting factor NIF3 — MRLKEFYEIIIESGIKADPRGRDAVLKELEKRKVKYQELKPDEKETFDTESIRNPYADTRILNGTGEEEVKKILVGIDMETGEVLLADRLASKGHAIDLIVSHHPEGRAYANFYEVMHMQADILNRVGVPINIAEDLLEGRIKEVERKVSPVNHTRGVDAARLLGFPFMCMHTPSDNMVANYLHRLFNEKGPDTLDDIMKILKEIPEYQEAAKNNAGPKFLIGSKDRKAGKIFVDMTGGTEGSKDIFESLANSGVSTIVAMHLGEEHRKEAEKNHINVVIAGHISSDNLGMNLLLDEVERVKPLDVIPCSGFRRFSRVNTTVA, encoded by the coding sequence TTGCGTTTAAAAGAGTTTTACGAGATCATTATAGAAAGTGGAATTAAGGCGGACCCGAGAGGTCGGGATGCTGTCTTAAAAGAGTTAGAGAAGCGAAAGGTTAAGTACCAGGAACTTAAACCAGATGAGAAAGAGACCTTTGATACTGAAAGCATTAGGAACCCGTACGCTGATACAAGGATACTGAATGGCACAGGTGAAGAAGAAGTAAAGAAGATTCTTGTTGGTATAGATATGGAAACAGGGGAAGTACTCCTTGCTGACAGACTTGCATCAAAGGGTCATGCTATAGACCTTATTGTTTCCCACCACCCCGAGGGCAGGGCTTATGCAAATTTTTACGAAGTCATGCATATGCAGGCAGACATATTAAACAGGGTTGGCGTCCCTATTAATATTGCTGAGGACCTCCTTGAGGGAAGGATTAAAGAGGTGGAGCGAAAGGTTTCTCCTGTTAATCACACGAGGGGCGTAGATGCCGCCAGGCTTCTTGGCTTTCCGTTTATGTGTATGCATACACCATCCGATAATATGGTCGCAAATTATCTGCATCGACTTTTTAATGAGAAGGGGCCTGATACCCTTGATGACATCATGAAGATTCTGAAAGAAATCCCTGAATATCAGGAGGCTGCTAAAAATAATGCTGGTCCAAAGTTCCTCATTGGCTCTAAAGACAGGAAGGCAGGTAAGATTTTTGTGGATATGACAGGAGGAACCGAGGGCTCAAAAGATATCTTTGAGAGCCTTGCCAATTCAGGTGTTAGCACAATAGTAGCAATGCATCTTGGCGAGGAGCACAGAAAAGAGGCCGAGAAGAATCATATAAATGTAGTGATTGCAGGGCATATCTCAAGCGATAATCTCGGCATGAATTTACTACTTGATGAAGTGGAAAGAGTAAAACCCCTGGATGTTATCCCGTGCTCCGGATTTAGACGTTTCAGCAGAGTAAACACCACCGTTGCATAA